The DNA region AAAGGACTGAACCACCAAGGGCAGGCCAGTCATTTAAGCATCAGGGTAACATCCTAGCTGCAACGAACACAGAATTTGTCATCACCATCCCAGTCCAGCAAAAGGGGGAATACTCCTAGGCGGGAGTTTCAACCGCTGATTGCTTCAGCACTCGGCATCCCATGAAGTACAGTTGAGCTAACCCTACATTGGCCACCGGAGATCCGCCCCCCGATCGGCCTATTGCACCTTGCAGTGATCATGCTATTATCCAAGTCCTGAGTTAAACCAAGTCCAGCTAGGGAACTGGAGTTTTCCTATAAGAGAAACTACAGTTCTGGACTTGGACAAGGTTTAATTTTCAGTTCAACAGCAAAATACTGGAATCCTACTGATTGACTGACAAAAGTTCTGAAAGGCTCATGTCTCTGTTGTCAACCCGCCCTAAAATAAATTTTGGGCTAACAGCGCAAGTCCATTCAAATGGACTAAAACGCTTGTCCAGTCATCTTGAGATGACTTTGGCGATGAGCCAGGAAATTGATTTCCTGGTGATGCAGCGGGTGTTCAGGAGATTTGTCAGTCAACCAGGGAATCCTATCTGGCTTGTGAGGGAACTTCCGCAGGAAAAGCTTCTCACAAACACTTCTTCTCTCACGACTGATTTAGGACAGCTATAAGTTGGATTACTGATCGTGATCCAAATCACGCTCAAACTCAATCTCGATCACATTTGGACTACTATGGTCAACCGACAATATATAAGTGGAGTTCCACAGTTTTTTTATGAAAAGTATCATCCGACGATTAGTCGAAGAAGCCCTTTACATTAAGAAACTTACCCCGTCGATTGAGAACGAGATTAACTATGAACTCACTCGGCTGGGCCACATTTCTGACTCCGATTTTGAAGCGCTGGAACTGTTAATGTCAGAAATGGATGCGGGGCGAATTCAGCTAGTGCCCAGCCCCTGATTACCTGACAAGATACAACCCAGATTATCATCACTCTTTATATCGTAAGATCCAGCCAACGAAGTGAGAAGACTTTCAAAATAATTCTGGATGTCCCAAACAAACTTGTTTCAGCAGTTGGTGAAGCTGAGCTTGGGGAGATTCAGGAGTATTCAAGGTGATATTTACTAAATTAGAACTCTCTACCTCAGCGAGATGGCTGAGGAGAGGAATTACTTCTGTATCGAACGCGCTACGAAACAAGGCTGACGGCAACAATAAGTCAGAACAATGGCGAAGATCGTACAGACTAGATGCAGGAACTAGCGTAGAGTCTTGGCTCCATTCCAGAGTTCCTCTAACCAGCACTAAAGGGCGTACCCAACAGACCTGCTTACCATCGGCCATTTGTACCACCTCTGCATACAGGTAAGTGCCGCCGTGCTCCAGGCAAACCAACTGGTAAGGCTGAAATGGTGACTCCGGCGCGTTGGTCAATTTAGGCTGAGAGAAGTGCTGCATGGCTCGTAGACGATCGCTAGCTATCCCATTGTAAAGACAGGCTGATGAATCAGGTAAGCCGTCTGATCTTCATAGGGAGTGATCAATCTCGGATTGAATGCTATAAAGGAGATTAAGCTATGTAAAGGAAAGCCAGCGTAAATCATTGTTTACACTGGTTTTATATTTTGCCATCAGCCGGTGTCATCAGCCGGAGATAAGTCAAGTGCAGCTAGCAAGCCGTCGTTTCCTGACCAGTGAAACGGTGGCTCTGGACTTGGATAAGGTTTAATTGAAGCGAGGATAAAGTCGTGTCCGTCGAAACACTGCAGAAAAGCTCAACGGTTCGTAAGCTTGCTCCACGCTATCGGGTGTTGCTTCACAATGATGACTACAACCCTATGGAGTACGTGGTGCAGGTTTTGATGACAACTGTCCCCAGTCTGACTCAGCCTCAAGCGGTTGATATCATGATGGAAGCTCATACCAATGGGATTGCACTGGTAATTACCTGCGCCCAGGAGCACGCAGAGTTTTACAGTGAAACGCTGAAGAATCATGGCTTAACCAGCACGATTGAGCCGGATGAGTAAGTCGGGATGGATTGAGTTTGAAGCCTGATTTTGCTAACGTCCGTCACTACCCTGCACCGCTCAGGCTAGTTATCTTTGCGCTCATTCTTGTAGCTCTCTGGCTCCCGATCGCGCTTCCCGCCTACTTACTGATTCGGGATCGGAATTTGGTCAGCATTCTGACGCTGTTAGTGCTGTATGCTGAGTTTCTCTGGCTGGTACAGCAGTGGGGACGGGTTGTTCATCAGGATTCCCGAATTCTGAACCACTACGGTCTGGAGTGGAGCCGCCGGAATGGTATGGAGTTGCTGGCAGGTTTTGCGATCGCAGTATTCAGTGTGCTGCTGCTAATGGGGCTGCAAACCATACTGGGTTGGGTTACCTGGAAAGCTGCTGCTCCCAATCTGGCCAGAATTATCCTGGAAGGGTTGCTGGTTTCCCTAGCGCTAGGATTTGCAGAAGAATTGCTGTTCCGGGGTTGGATTCTGGATGAACTGCAGCGAGACTATATTCCGACCGTGGCGCTGTGGGGGAATGCGATCATCTTTGCGGCGTTGCATCTCCGCTTGCTCACCTTGCCTGCTTTGGTTTTGCTGGGGGTGGCTCTGGTGTGGGCCAAGCGATCGCGGGGGGAATGGCAACTGGGTCGGCGACGCGATCGTTTGGGTTTACCAATCGGCCTCCATGCGGGTTTAGTCTGGAGTAACTACATCCTGGAAGTGGGGCAACTGATTACCTACACAGGACGGGTTCCTACCTGGGTCACGGGGATCGATCGCAACCCCTTACAGGGTCTGGTCGGAATTGTGCTGCTGGGATTTCTAGCGATCGGGATGTGGCGTTTTGCCCGCAGTCAGCGT from Leptodesmis sichuanensis A121 includes:
- the clpS gene encoding ATP-dependent Clp protease adapter ClpS encodes the protein MSVETLQKSSTVRKLAPRYRVLLHNDDYNPMEYVVQVLMTTVPSLTQPQAVDIMMEAHTNGIALVITCAQEHAEFYSETLKNHGLTSTIEPDE
- a CDS encoding CPBP family intramembrane glutamic endopeptidase yields the protein MKPDFANVRHYPAPLRLVIFALILVALWLPIALPAYLLIRDRNLVSILTLLVLYAEFLWLVQQWGRVVHQDSRILNHYGLEWSRRNGMELLAGFAIAVFSVLLLMGLQTILGWVTWKAAAPNLARIILEGLLVSLALGFAEELLFRGWILDELQRDYIPTVALWGNAIIFAALHLRLLTLPALVLLGVALVWAKRSRGEWQLGRRRDRLGLPIGLHAGLVWSNYILEVGQLITYTGRVPTWVTGIDRNPLQGLVGIVLLGFLAIGMWRFARSQRPPLRRL